Proteins encoded by one window of Candidatus Neomarinimicrobiota bacterium:
- a CDS encoding TlpA disulfide reductase family protein, with product MLNTRKLLLLASALTILLVAGIIATEKEWSGELDASGATMNLPGSADVAGTKAPDFTLTDLEGDSVSLSDFKGKVVILNFWATWCAPCREEIPGFIDLQTKYEDDIVILGISVDEDGSEVVPRFVERFGVNYPVLYASAKVISDYGGITGIPTSFVLDRDLLIQRLYVGYRPLFMFERDIELLI from the coding sequence ATGCTTAACACCAGAAAGCTCTTACTTCTGGCATCCGCACTCACTATTCTCCTTGTCGCCGGGATTATCGCGACGGAGAAGGAATGGTCCGGAGAACTGGATGCCTCCGGGGCGACAATGAATCTCCCTGGAAGCGCGGATGTCGCGGGGACAAAGGCACCGGATTTCACTCTGACCGACCTGGAGGGGGATTCCGTGTCATTGTCTGACTTCAAAGGCAAGGTGGTCATATTGAACTTTTGGGCCACCTGGTGTGCCCCGTGCCGTGAGGAGATACCAGGGTTCATAGATCTCCAAACGAAATATGAAGATGACATCGTCATCCTGGGCATTTCTGTAGATGAGGATGGTTCCGAAGTGGTTCCTCGCTTTGTCGAGAGATTTGGAGTCAACTACCCCGTCCTTTACGCAAGCGCAAAAGTAATAAGCGATTACGGTGGCATTACAGGTATCCCAACTTCATTTGTCCTGGACCGCGACCTCCTCATACAACGCCTCTATGTGGGATATCGGCCGTTGTTCATGTTCGAGCGGGATATTGAGTTACTGATCTAG
- a CDS encoding M1 family metallopeptidase, whose translation MEVHLDPDQHLLKGESTITYANNSPDTLDSIYLHLYPNAFQEGSVKYREFQRVRFAGGISQDNPSYIEVLDFEIAGENGLLSSDFKIDDSILSATLPQPAAPGDTLVVTLSWEHKIRERAGRMGYSGEQYDMAQWYPKMVVYDDKGWHNVPFHAIGEFYGEFGDYDVTIGIPEKYIVGATGVVVQGDPGWTSVSVDTAMEFSEWLASRDTVERDSAARRIVTFHGEDIHDFAWIASPTFVYEPGEWNGIDVHVLYNASVGEKWTRVVRERSERALEWLSTRFGPYPYPQVTVTHAMRGGGMEYPMLVMNGTESEGLIVHEIGHIWFYGILGNNEVDEPWLDEGFTTFQTRWYLEDRYPPYGLDLESSSRYNDFQKRFWSFNSISERSQWSVIRFMTSGHDRPIATKSYHSPGYNVYRQNAYTKPSLMLQSLRSALGEEVFDEAMKTYYARWKLKHPNEKRFRDTMEEVSGQDLDWFFDSWLHSTFQCDYALKGWKKKRLEDGSYEVTATIVNRANMFYPLEIDVALANGDTFRTRWTDYLWRWKDEVTFAVPSRPERIVLDPDNETLDMNLLNNSSGLPPYRVVFNWPGMAFSPRDGYALKWNPLLWYHKNDGLKPGLSLLRTYGHWTRLEMSLTAGVKSKRVHGKAHYSKSLSFFLPSLTFSASGYSLEGVRGAGLDLDYRWNRYYGYPPHHTAHFGLYVTDADGTDYTDLYESGTVTVFYGKYAARADLGQFGGILNLGVFSAPGGLGDWTFARLVSDLELRGRASGFSFAGRFIAGYSLANSGGLPVQEKFTVHGAGSGDYFSKPYLRHSSSMYNIELGENDFLRNHFHLYGDANLRGYYEHGFEGAENLVAATAELSRSLPIPVLNSSARLFFDGGWLWSEVDNLDGQLLTDSGFGFTLRKRVIGADLKFRIDFPFWLNTEADAPEGIRKIDFSRWVFGFDAGLP comes from the coding sequence ATGGAGGTTCACCTCGATCCAGATCAACATCTTCTGAAAGGTGAATCCACCATTACTTACGCAAATAACTCTCCCGATACGCTTGACAGTATTTACTTGCACCTGTATCCCAACGCTTTTCAGGAAGGCTCTGTCAAATATCGTGAATTCCAAAGGGTACGGTTTGCGGGCGGTATATCGCAAGATAATCCAAGCTACATAGAGGTCCTTGATTTCGAAATAGCCGGGGAGAACGGTCTCCTTTCGTCTGATTTCAAGATTGATGATAGTATCCTCTCTGCCACGTTACCTCAACCTGCGGCGCCTGGCGATACTTTGGTGGTCACGTTGTCCTGGGAACACAAAATACGTGAACGGGCGGGGCGAATGGGATACTCCGGGGAGCAGTACGACATGGCTCAATGGTACCCGAAGATGGTGGTATACGATGACAAGGGTTGGCACAACGTTCCATTTCATGCCATAGGGGAATTCTACGGCGAGTTCGGAGATTATGATGTTACGATTGGTATTCCTGAAAAATACATTGTGGGAGCTACGGGAGTAGTGGTACAGGGAGACCCCGGCTGGACGTCAGTGAGTGTGGACACGGCGATGGAGTTTTCGGAGTGGCTCGCGTCCCGGGACACAGTAGAGAGGGATTCGGCGGCACGGCGAATTGTCACGTTTCACGGAGAGGACATTCACGACTTCGCCTGGATTGCATCTCCCACGTTTGTCTACGAGCCTGGTGAATGGAACGGTATCGACGTTCATGTTCTTTACAATGCATCGGTAGGAGAAAAATGGACCCGAGTGGTTCGGGAACGGTCCGAAAGGGCTCTGGAATGGCTGAGTACGAGGTTTGGTCCCTATCCATATCCCCAGGTGACCGTGACACACGCCATGCGCGGCGGTGGAATGGAATATCCCATGCTGGTCATGAATGGAACCGAATCAGAAGGATTGATTGTTCACGAGATAGGTCATATCTGGTTTTACGGGATTCTCGGGAATAATGAGGTAGATGAGCCGTGGCTGGACGAAGGATTCACTACGTTTCAAACTCGATGGTATCTGGAAGATCGATATCCGCCGTATGGTCTTGATCTGGAAAGTTCGAGTCGATACAACGATTTTCAGAAGCGGTTCTGGAGTTTCAACTCGATTTCTGAAAGGTCGCAGTGGAGCGTAATCCGTTTCATGACGAGTGGACATGATAGACCTATAGCGACCAAGTCTTACCATTCTCCAGGATACAACGTCTACCGCCAGAATGCCTACACCAAACCGTCCCTGATGCTCCAATCCCTTCGGTCCGCTCTGGGGGAAGAAGTATTCGACGAAGCAATGAAAACCTACTATGCGCGATGGAAGCTTAAGCATCCCAACGAAAAAAGATTTCGCGATACTATGGAAGAGGTGAGCGGACAGGATCTCGACTGGTTTTTTGACTCCTGGCTTCACAGCACATTCCAATGCGACTACGCTCTCAAAGGCTGGAAGAAGAAGCGCCTGGAAGATGGAAGCTATGAGGTGACTGCTACCATTGTCAATCGGGCCAATATGTTTTACCCTCTGGAAATTGATGTCGCTCTCGCGAACGGCGATACGTTCCGAACCCGTTGGACGGACTATCTCTGGCGCTGGAAGGATGAGGTCACGTTTGCGGTCCCCTCAAGACCTGAAAGAATTGTCCTCGATCCTGATAATGAAACGCTCGACATGAACCTTTTGAACAATTCTTCGGGTCTTCCCCCTTATAGAGTCGTCTTCAACTGGCCCGGGATGGCCTTTTCGCCAAGGGATGGTTATGCGTTAAAGTGGAATCCTCTCCTATGGTACCACAAGAATGATGGCCTCAAGCCGGGACTATCCCTACTGAGGACTTACGGTCATTGGACTCGGTTGGAAATGTCCCTCACAGCCGGGGTGAAGTCCAAACGGGTTCACGGTAAGGCTCATTATTCGAAATCGTTAAGCTTTTTCCTGCCTTCACTCACGTTTTCTGCCAGTGGATACAGTTTGGAGGGCGTCAGGGGTGCCGGTCTGGATTTGGATTACAGATGGAACAGATATTACGGTTATCCACCGCACCATACCGCTCACTTCGGTCTCTACGTAACAGATGCGGATGGTACTGACTACACTGATCTGTACGAATCTGGAACCGTCACGGTTTTCTATGGAAAGTACGCCGCTCGGGCGGATCTGGGACAATTTGGTGGGATTCTCAATCTTGGAGTTTTCTCCGCTCCGGGGGGTTTGGGAGATTGGACCTTTGCCCGCCTTGTATCCGATCTTGAACTGCGTGGCCGAGCGTCAGGATTCAGTTTTGCGGGCAGGTTCATCGCCGGCTACAGCCTCGCGAACAGTGGGGGGCTGCCGGTCCAGGAAAAGTTCACCGTCCATGGGGCCGGTTCCGGTGACTATTTCTCGAAACCGTATCTTCGTCATTCCTCCTCCATGTACAACATCGAACTTGGTGAGAACGATTTTCTGAGAAATCATTTTCACCTTTACGGAGACGCAAATCTCCGGGGGTATTATGAGCACGGATTCGAAGGTGCAGAGAATCTGGTAGCGGCGACGGCTGAGCTCTCCCGTTCTCTTCCAATTCCGGTTCTGAATTCATCTGCCCGTCTGTTTTTCGACGGGGGTTGGCTCTGGAGTGAGGTGGATAATCTTGATGGCCAGCTGCTCACAGACTCGGGATTCGGGTTCACATTGAGAAAACGAGTTATTGGAGCCGATTTGAAGTTCCGGATAGATTTCCCGTTCTGGCTAAACACGGAGGCCGACGCGCCGGAAGGGATCAGAAAGATCGACTTCTCCCGGTGGGTGTTCGGGTTTGATGCTGGTCTCCCATGA
- a CDS encoding DegQ family serine endoprotease, with the protein MKKQLTVAFTTLFSVSLWAQLPSQKEFSQMFSQVVKEVGPAVVTITSAKIVKREGRRFRHQFEDFFGEDFFRFYYDNPDGDMRSTVLGSGVIVDAENGYVLTNNHVVENADEITVLLMDEREFSAEIVGRDSQSEVAVLRIDADDLTAARMGDSDRLGVGEWVLAIGSPFSQNLSHTVTAGIVSAKGRSQVLGGVNYQDFIQTDAAINPGNSGGALVNLEGELVAINTAIATGGFSRGNVGIGFAIPINLAKTIMTDLITEGRVIRAWLGVYIQDVNDGIAKALGLSDREGVVVLRVQDDSPAEDAGIEVEDVIVEFNGAKVRDVAHLKNLVSTTRPGTRVALELIRSGKPKTLRVRLDEFPSEEKVLASSERMSPELGVRVEDITPTYARRLNLDEDKSGVVVAEVSPNSAAARAGIQTGDLITRIGGKDISSRREFQKAVKQQKKGSTILFLVYRPGRGSMFIPVENQ; encoded by the coding sequence ATGAAAAAACAGCTAACAGTTGCTTTCACAACACTCTTTTCCGTATCGCTTTGGGCACAGCTACCGTCACAAAAGGAGTTCAGCCAGATGTTCTCTCAAGTGGTAAAAGAAGTGGGCCCGGCGGTGGTTACCATCACGAGTGCCAAGATTGTCAAGAGGGAAGGACGGAGGTTCCGTCACCAATTCGAAGATTTTTTCGGTGAAGATTTCTTCCGCTTCTATTACGACAACCCGGACGGAGATATGAGAAGCACCGTTCTGGGTTCTGGTGTCATCGTGGATGCTGAGAACGGATACGTTCTCACAAACAACCATGTGGTTGAAAATGCTGATGAGATTACTGTACTTCTCATGGACGAGAGGGAGTTTTCCGCCGAAATTGTGGGCAGGGATTCACAAAGTGAAGTTGCGGTTCTTCGCATCGACGCGGACGATTTGACAGCGGCAAGAATGGGAGATTCCGACCGATTGGGTGTGGGAGAATGGGTTCTTGCCATCGGCAGCCCTTTCTCGCAGAATTTAAGTCACACCGTTACCGCGGGGATAGTGAGCGCCAAGGGCCGAAGTCAAGTTCTGGGGGGCGTTAATTACCAGGACTTCATTCAAACTGATGCAGCCATCAATCCTGGCAACAGTGGTGGTGCTCTCGTAAATCTGGAGGGGGAACTGGTGGCGATCAATACTGCCATCGCAACCGGAGGCTTTTCCCGCGGGAACGTGGGAATTGGCTTCGCCATCCCCATCAATCTGGCGAAAACCATCATGACGGATCTGATTACTGAAGGACGCGTCATCAGGGCCTGGCTGGGCGTCTACATTCAGGACGTAAATGACGGTATTGCGAAAGCGCTGGGACTCTCTGACCGTGAGGGCGTTGTTGTTCTGAGAGTTCAAGATGATAGTCCTGCTGAAGATGCGGGGATCGAAGTGGAAGATGTGATTGTTGAATTCAACGGTGCAAAGGTGAGGGATGTGGCTCATCTGAAGAACCTGGTGTCTACAACTCGTCCGGGGACGCGGGTTGCACTGGAGTTGATTCGTAGCGGTAAACCAAAGACGTTGCGCGTGCGTCTCGATGAATTCCCTTCGGAAGAGAAGGTTCTCGCTTCCAGCGAGAGAATGTCACCGGAGCTGGGTGTCAGGGTGGAGGACATTACCCCCACGTACGCGAGAAGATTGAACCTCGATGAAGATAAGTCCGGTGTAGTTGTGGCTGAAGTCAGCCCAAACAGCGCCGCCGCCCGGGCGGGAATACAAACCGGTGACCTGATTACCCGCATCGGGGGAAAGGACATTTCTTCCAGGCGAGAATTCCAGAAAGCCGTAAAACAGCAGAAAAAAGGATCTACAATTCTTTTCCTCGTCTACAGACCTGGCAGAGGGTCGATGTTCATACCTGTTGAGAATCAATAG